In one Carettochelys insculpta isolate YL-2023 chromosome 6, ASM3395843v1, whole genome shotgun sequence genomic region, the following are encoded:
- the RASSF7 gene encoding ras association domain-containing protein 7 isoform X4: MELKVWVDGIQRIVCGVSDQTTCQEVVIALARAIGQTGRYVLIQKLREKERQLLPHECPVESLAKCGQYANDVQFILQRTGPSLAERPSSDNATQAPERTFIRASLPIKPRPVSTEVPRSREPKKSMTFNLGSVGSSDWLAKSKLRLHKRESLDTKDGTSRSNPSKEELFKTVLRQQEQLHSLEAHGDSLETDLRHWEHEWGSSQEEELAYLEHMIRRNETELGEEEFWRSELHLEKECERERQEKVRSLRATMEEYTQKIHELTARTEALEKEIQLEVAERARRTKEAPVDLEEMAARMRRDLEAKAKQSAQLESSLVSVEKALEEVERNLQAFSIPAQTLLLDQAPSSSSAIPGTCRTHWCPA; the protein is encoded by the exons ATGGAGCTGAAGGTCTGGGTTGATGGTATCCAGCGGATTGTATGTGGTGTCTCAGATCAGACCACGTGCCAGGAAGTGGTCATAGCATTGGCACGGGCCATTG GTCAAACTGGAAGGTATGTTCTCATCCAGAAGCTGCGGGAGAAGGAGAGGCAGCTTCTGCCGCATGAATGCCCTGTGGAGTCGCTGGCCAAGTGTGGACAGTATGCCAATGACGTGCAGTTCATACTGCAGCGGACGGGTCCCAGCCTGGCCGAGCGCCCTTCCTCTGACAATGCCACCCAGGCTCCTGAGAGGACATTCATCCGGGCCAGCCTGCCCATCAAACCCCGGCCAGTCAGTACAGAGGTGCCCAGGTCCCGGGAGCCTAAAAAGTCTATGACCTTTAACTTGGGCTCTGTGGGCTCCAGTGATTGGCTTGCCAAGAGCAAATTGCGACTGCACAAGAGGGAGAGCTTAGATACAAAGGACGGCACTAGCCGCAGCAATCCCTCCAAGGAGGAGCTGTTTAAGACTGTGCTGcgccagcaggagcagctgcactCCTTGGAGGCGCATGGGGACTCCCTGGAAACAGACCTCAGGCACTGGGAACATGAGTGGGGCTCCAGCCAGGAAGAGGAGCTGGCTTATCTGGAGCACATGATCAGGCGGAACGAGACGGAGCTGGGCGAAGAGGAGTTCTGGCGGAGTGAGCTCCACCTGGAGAAGGAGTGCGAGAGGGAAAGGCAGGAGAAGGTGAGGAGCCTACGGGCCACCATGGAGGAGTACACCCAGAAGATCCACGAGCTGACCGCTAGGACGGAGGCTCTGGAGAAGGAGATCCAGTTAGAGGTTGCAGAGAGGGCCAGGAGGACGAAGGAGGCCCCTGTGGATCTGGAGGAGATGGCTGCCAGAATGAGAAGGGACCTGGAGGCCAAGGCCAAGCAGAGCgcccagctggagagcagcctgGTGAGCGTGGAGAAGGCCTTGGAGGAAGTGGAAAGGAACTTGCAG